One genomic window of Methanobacterium sp. includes the following:
- a CDS encoding metallophosphoesterase yields MIGIMSDSHDHLEAIRAAVEVFNQAGVKLVVHAGDLIAPFTSKEFEKLQAPLEAIFGNNDGERRGLRAAYAELCTLEDFKELEIGGRKIAVIHGTNELLVDALRKSGKYDLVIRGHTHHTEIVKGQTMVINPGETCGYVSGVKTVILLDTHDLSWETVQI; encoded by the coding sequence ATGATAGGTATAATGTCGGACAGCCACGACCATCTGGAAGCAATCAGAGCTGCAGTGGAAGTATTTAACCAGGCAGGAGTGAAACTGGTTGTACATGCCGGTGATCTCATAGCTCCATTCACGTCAAAGGAATTTGAGAAACTTCAAGCACCATTAGAAGCAATTTTTGGCAACAATGATGGTGAAAGGCGTGGTTTAAGGGCAGCCTACGCTGAACTATGTACACTGGAAGATTTCAAGGAATTGGAAATAGGTGGTAGAAAAATAGCTGTCATCCATGGAACAAATGAATTACTGGTGGATGCCCTTAGGAAAAGCGGAAAATATGATCTGGTTATAAGGGGCCACACTCATCACACAGAAATAGTAAAAGGACAAACAATGGTTATCAATCCTGGCGAAACCTGCGGGTATGTATCTGGTGTGAAAACAGTTATATTACTGGATACTCATGATCTCAGTTGGGAAACAGTGCAAATTTAA
- a CDS encoding UPF0104 family protein, giving the protein MKHKTLLLMLAGIGVLGLMVLFIGPEQIESAIQQSNPWYLALAVVIQLAIYGLWTERWSITTSALNIPIKRRHLLPMLLVGLAINNLTPSGRGGGEPVRAYILGKYTNSPTENAFATVIADRGLDTFPFITLAIITIITAVLYINLPQWMVITLIVCLIVLIIAFGLALYMSINREFGDRVIRWFLRILKRISSKMHSKVEQRAINAVEGFQDSMKVMITDRKVLLYGIPLSFLIWGLEIMRVYVVFIALNINAPLEIIAAVFVISTLIGMIPLLPGGLGAVDGMMILLYSYAGIPPSVSAAATLVERLISFWMTSILGVAVLPYFGADAVEKMSQKL; this is encoded by the coding sequence ATGAAGCATAAGACTCTGCTTCTGATGCTGGCGGGTATTGGGGTGCTGGGTTTAATGGTGCTGTTCATTGGTCCGGAACAGATTGAAAGTGCCATTCAGCAGTCCAACCCATGGTACCTGGCATTGGCTGTAGTAATTCAGCTGGCCATATACGGTCTTTGGACTGAAAGATGGTCAATTACCACTTCTGCACTGAACATACCCATTAAAAGAAGACATCTTCTTCCAATGCTCCTGGTGGGACTGGCCATTAACAACCTCACCCCCAGTGGCAGGGGAGGGGGAGAACCCGTCAGGGCATATATACTGGGTAAATATACTAATTCTCCCACTGAAAATGCCTTTGCAACGGTAATTGCAGACAGAGGGCTTGACACATTCCCATTCATAACTTTAGCCATAATAACCATAATAACAGCAGTCCTTTACATTAACCTGCCCCAATGGATGGTTATTACCCTGATAGTGTGCCTTATAGTACTAATAATTGCTTTTGGCTTGGCTCTTTATATGTCTATAAACCGTGAATTTGGGGACAGAGTTATACGCTGGTTTTTAAGGATTTTAAAAAGAATTTCCAGTAAAATGCACAGTAAAGTAGAACAAAGAGCCATTAACGCGGTTGAAGGGTTCCAGGATAGTATGAAGGTAATGATCACCGACCGTAAGGTTCTCTTATACGGGATACCACTTTCTTTTTTAATATGGGGCCTTGAAATCATGAGGGTTTACGTTGTTTTCATTGCCTTAAATATCAACGCCCCCCTGGAGATCATAGCCGCTGTTTTTGTCATTTCAACCCTTATAGGGATGATTCCATTACTCCCTGGAGGTTTAGGTGCAGTAGATGGTATGATGATACTCCTCTACTCCTATGCAGGGATACCCCCATCGGTAAGTGCAGCCGCAACCCTCGTGGAGAGACTGATATCCTTCTGGATGACTTCAATTTTAGGAGTGGCAGTACTGCCCTACTTCGGTGCAGATGCAGTGGAGAAAATGTCCCAGAAACTTTAG
- a CDS encoding TrkH family potassium uptake protein: MRNYLGKKDLILIANPLGMIMQGIGAVILIPIIIALIYGEHDYIGFLVFGLFSIGLGSVLRRLPADYNRLKLKHGMIIASLAWLWAALIGSFCLMYSTNIDFLNAYFESMSAWSGSGLSIYTNVEILPKSILFLRSLEQWVGGLGVVIVVIGVLIRPGTAAARLYKSEAREEKIKPSITGTVKTIWWIYLLYTILGIVLYVIAGMPLFDAINNTFTNLSTGGMSIKNDNIGAYGSTAIYIITMILMIIGGTSFLVHYKALKGRVIDVFHDIQFQAMIIIISVFYILLVVNANFTSMDSAFFVISALSCTGSNIQPVSAMVNWSDYAKVIILGAMIIGMSAGSTTGAIKLIRVVTLVKGFYWEIKRILSPQGSIIPRKISGKPVGDVEIREAGSYTFIYLLFIFVSWLVLLSYGFGGIDSLFEVASAQGNVGLSMGIVSSTMPDLAEIFLILNMWIGRIEIIPALVLLKGLWDVFKG; the protein is encoded by the coding sequence ATGAGAAATTATCTGGGAAAGAAGGATCTAATATTAATTGCCAATCCATTAGGCATGATAATGCAGGGTATAGGCGCAGTGATACTGATACCCATAATAATAGCCCTGATATACGGCGAACATGATTATATCGGTTTTTTGGTCTTTGGATTGTTTTCAATTGGTTTAGGATCCGTCTTGAGAAGGCTACCCGCTGATTACAACCGATTGAAACTCAAACATGGTATGATTATTGCGTCGTTGGCCTGGTTGTGGGCTGCCCTTATTGGGAGCTTTTGTTTGATGTATTCCACCAACATAGACTTTTTAAATGCTTATTTTGAGAGTATGTCTGCCTGGAGTGGAAGCGGACTCAGCATCTACACCAACGTGGAAATACTGCCCAAATCTATTCTGTTTTTAAGGAGTCTCGAACAGTGGGTAGGGGGCTTAGGAGTAGTCATTGTAGTGATAGGAGTTTTAATACGGCCCGGAACAGCAGCAGCCCGTTTATATAAATCCGAAGCACGTGAAGAAAAAATAAAGCCCAGTATCACCGGCACTGTGAAGACCATCTGGTGGATATACCTCCTCTACACCATCCTGGGAATTGTGCTCTATGTGATAGCCGGTATGCCCCTTTTTGATGCTATTAACAATACTTTTACCAACCTATCCACCGGTGGTATGTCCATTAAAAATGACAACATCGGAGCCTATGGCAGCACCGCAATTTACATTATCACCATGATCTTGATGATCATTGGAGGTACCAGTTTCCTGGTTCATTACAAGGCTTTAAAGGGACGGGTTATTGATGTTTTTCATGACATTCAGTTTCAGGCTATGATAATTATAATTAGCGTTTTTTATATTCTTCTGGTGGTTAATGCTAATTTCACCTCAATGGATTCTGCTTTCTTTGTCATATCCGCCCTGAGCTGTACTGGATCAAATATACAGCCAGTAAGTGCCATGGTTAACTGGTCAGATTATGCCAAGGTGATTATTTTAGGGGCCATGATCATTGGTATGTCCGCCGGTTCCACCACTGGAGCTATAAAACTCATAAGGGTAGTAACCCTGGTTAAAGGATTTTACTGGGAGATCAAGAGGATATTGTCTCCCCAAGGTTCGATTATTCCCCGTAAGATCAGTGGTAAACCCGTGGGAGACGTGGAAATAAGGGAAGCTGGAAGTTATACATTCATATACCTGCTTTTCATATTCGTAAGTTGGTTAGTTTTGCTAAGTTATGGTTTTGGAGGAATAGATTCATTATTCGAAGTGGCATCAGCCCAGGGGAATGTGGGGCTTTCCATGGGAATCGTCTCCTCCACAATGCCAGATTTAGCGGAGATTTTCCTGATATTGAACATGTGGATTGGTCGAATTGAGATCATACCTGCACTGGTGCTGTTAAAAGGTTTATGGGATGTTTTTAAAGGTTAG
- a CDS encoding slipin family protein, whose translation MDLITMIIIGIVILIILGLSIRIVNQYEKGVVFRLGKVIGIKEPGLRLIIPLVDRMVKPSLQIVTMPIPSQKIITQDNVSIDVAAVAYFKVVDAYKAVVEIENYNRAVNQISQTTVRSVVGQFTLDEVLSETPKINQKIQEIIDGHSEPWGIKVTNVEIKDIKLPDSMQRAIALQAEAEREKRAKIISAEGEYLAAGKLGEAADIITEHPVALQLRIMQVLSNIAAEKNSTIVFPAQLLNSIRDIKDFLGSELEVMEKDKK comes from the coding sequence ATGGATTTAATTACTATGATCATTATCGGCATAGTGATATTGATTATACTGGGACTTTCCATAAGGATCGTGAACCAGTACGAAAAAGGGGTTGTTTTTAGATTAGGAAAGGTTATTGGGATTAAAGAACCAGGGCTTCGTCTTATAATTCCCCTGGTGGACAGGATGGTTAAACCATCCCTGCAGATAGTTACCATGCCCATCCCTTCCCAGAAGATCATAACCCAGGATAATGTATCCATTGATGTTGCTGCAGTAGCTTACTTCAAGGTGGTAGATGCTTACAAAGCTGTGGTTGAAATTGAAAATTACAACCGTGCCGTGAACCAGATTTCACAAACCACCGTAAGGAGTGTGGTGGGACAGTTCACCCTGGATGAGGTTCTCTCCGAAACACCCAAAATCAACCAGAAGATTCAGGAAATCATCGACGGGCACAGTGAACCATGGGGTATTAAAGTTACCAACGTGGAGATCAAGGATATCAAATTGCCAGATAGCATGCAAAGAGCTATTGCACTCCAAGCAGAGGCTGAAAGGGAGAAAAGGGCTAAGATCATATCTGCTGAAGGTGAATACCTGGCTGCTGGTAAACTGGGTGAAGCTGCAGACATCATCACCGAACACCCTGTGGCATTGCAACTCAGAATCATGCAGGTTTTGAGTAACATTGCTGCCGAGAAGAACTCCACCATAGTATTCCCTGCACAGTTACTCAACAGTATAAGGGATATTAAAGACTTCCTTGGATCAGAACTGGAAGTAATGGAAAAAGACAAAAAATAA
- the fhcD gene encoding formylmethanofuran--tetrahydromethanopterin N-formyltransferase — protein sequence MEINGVEIEDTFAEAFGIQVSRLLVTAATKKLAKIAATEATGYGTSVIGCPAEAGIDCYVPPEETPDGRPGYIIMICNMSKKKLDHELLERVGMCILTAATTAVFDAMEDPDEKMTTGKKLKFYGDGYEKMTEIDGRTIHSIPLMAGDFLVEEELGIKSGVAGGNLFIMADAPASGLLAAEAVVNAIESIPGTITPFPGGIVASGSKVGSNKYKFLDASTNEKMCVTLKDDVEGCQIPTNVDGVYEIVIDGVDEDAVKAAMKAGIEAAVQVPGVLKMSAGNFGGNLGAYKISLHDLF from the coding sequence ATGGAAATAAACGGAGTGGAAATAGAAGATACTTTTGCAGAAGCATTCGGTATACAGGTATCCCGACTGCTGGTAACCGCAGCAACCAAAAAACTGGCGAAGATCGCAGCTACAGAAGCCACTGGATACGGAACATCAGTCATTGGATGCCCCGCAGAGGCCGGAATCGACTGTTACGTCCCACCAGAAGAAACCCCCGACGGTCGGCCGGGTTACATCATAATGATCTGTAACATGAGCAAGAAGAAACTGGACCACGAACTACTGGAACGAGTGGGAATGTGTATATTAACCGCGGCCACCACCGCAGTCTTCGATGCCATGGAAGACCCTGATGAGAAGATGACCACCGGTAAGAAACTCAAATTCTACGGTGATGGTTATGAGAAAATGACTGAAATTGATGGAAGAACCATACACTCCATCCCACTCATGGCTGGAGACTTCCTGGTGGAAGAAGAACTGGGAATAAAATCTGGTGTTGCCGGAGGAAACCTATTCATAATGGCTGATGCACCCGCATCAGGTTTACTGGCTGCAGAAGCAGTGGTGAATGCTATTGAATCAATCCCCGGAACAATCACACCATTCCCTGGAGGAATAGTAGCTTCAGGTTCCAAAGTGGGATCCAACAAGTACAAATTCCTGGATGCCTCCACCAACGAAAAAATGTGCGTAACCCTCAAGGACGATGTGGAAGGATGCCAGATCCCCACCAATGTAGATGGAGTTTACGAAATCGTTATCGACGGTGTGGATGAAGACGCAGTTAAAGCAGCCATGAAAGCAGGTATAGAAGCAGCAGTACAGGTTCCAGGTGTTCTGAAAATGAGTGCCGGTAACTTCGGTGGAAACCTGGGTGCTTATAAAATAAGTCTGCACGACTTGTTTTAA
- a CDS encoding metal-dependent hydrolase has protein sequence MDLFTHFIVPFAILTLLKVKGFNVKDRLAGGFGGISVDFDVILFAVGFLAPELFIFTHRGITHSFVFGLVTAIIFIYIISRPSVNGFIGHLIQRDIKVKFNKRSVLLAYFGVLTHLFLDFLTTGGIPLFYPFSLTRYTANLYYYTDLITTIVALMVLIILYLRLDPKYKKIALLTFMIMLISFGGIRGYAKMDALSSQTMGDGYNHITAYPTQDMFTWTVVESDSATNYRVFTYNTLQKESSNLMEFKNLTVKNGSYQSAQEAIKYANIIPDVEKFRWNSPYTVINATKTGTGWNVTYSDIVGTHYGPGELSVLVP, from the coding sequence ATGGATCTTTTCACCCATTTCATTGTGCCCTTTGCAATTTTAACTCTCTTAAAGGTTAAAGGTTTTAATGTTAAAGACAGGCTAGCAGGGGGTTTTGGAGGGATTTCTGTTGATTTTGATGTTATTCTATTTGCGGTTGGTTTCCTTGCCCCGGAACTGTTCATATTCACCCACCGGGGAATAACCCATAGTTTCGTTTTTGGACTGGTGACCGCCATCATATTTATTTACATCATCTCCCGACCCTCGGTAAATGGCTTCATCGGCCATTTAATTCAAAGAGACATTAAGGTCAAATTCAACAAACGAAGTGTTCTTTTAGCATATTTTGGAGTTCTCACCCATCTCTTCCTGGACTTCCTGACCACAGGGGGCATACCATTATTTTATCCATTTTCCCTGACCCGTTACACTGCCAATCTTTACTATTACACTGATCTGATCACTACCATTGTTGCCCTGATGGTACTCATCATCCTTTACCTGCGTCTGGATCCCAAGTACAAAAAAATTGCCCTACTAACCTTCATGATCATGCTCATCTCCTTTGGTGGGATTCGTGGCTACGCCAAAATGGATGCCCTATCCAGTCAGACCATGGGTGATGGTTACAACCATATAACTGCCTATCCCACTCAAGATATGTTCACCTGGACTGTGGTAGAAAGTGACAGTGCCACCAACTACCGGGTTTTCACCTACAACACCCTGCAAAAAGAGTCTTCCAATTTAATGGAGTTTAAGAATCTCACTGTTAAAAACGGAAGCTATCAATCTGCTCAGGAGGCCATAAAATATGCTAACATCATCCCCGATGTGGAGAAATTCCGGTGGAATTCCCCTTACACAGTTATAAACGCGACGAAAACCGGTACTGGTTGGAATGTGACCTATTCTGATATTGTCGGAACACATTATGGACCCGGTGAGTTATCAGTGCTGGTGCCTTAA